In Torulaspora globosa chromosome 1, complete sequence, a genomic segment contains:
- the JNM1 gene encoding Jnm1p (ancestral locus Anc_5.32), which translates to MDIIDLSITNESAIVDELAALDVSGQEIFECTGIQEVDDAVAPQEVITRQFSGLNDVTNDRTPPVGHTKKQVEGSGHSGLARHMVISNMPQVRAAAPESVEERLERIGRELQELSDLECRKLGPRNSEELERTRNLHLKLTKMSTERLKEMKRSLFEEQEAVNEPLDVTLPRVRFDAGDMQKLLELEGKLTQLERVVGPVASLRKPLVTQLEDLRSRSALLGRDSELLNKFHERLHEIEEDYENSLLGRKSRNAPSLYQDTKSKMFSYESRINDLHRFNDTLQVYGPILPQLADRVRQLSGIEGKLSECVGVAKAIDTCIAELQELAMKWERTNNRLEQKLSAQEIELAHNRQRFDELVANLEAKLKPSRDL; encoded by the coding sequence ATGGATATCATTGATCTAAGTATCACGAATGAGAGCGCGATTGTTGATGAGCTGGCAGCGCTCGACGTTTCTGGCCAGGAGATCTTTGAATGTACTGGAATCCAAGAAGTGGATGATGCTGTGGCGCCACAAGAGGTGATTACGAGGCAGTTTTCAGGGCTAAACGATGTCACTAATGATCGCACGCCTCCTGTTGGTCATACCAAGAAGCAGGTCGAGGGATCAGGCCATAGCGGACTGGCGAGACACATGGTGATCTCCAACATGCCCCAGGTTAGGGCAGCAGCTCCAGAGAGTGTAGAAGAGAGGCTGGAGCGCATCGGTAGAGAGCTGCAGGAGCTCTCAGACCTGGAATGCCGGAAACTGGGGCCCAGAAATAGCGAAGAGTTGGAAAGGACAAGAAACCTGCATCTCAAACTGACCAAGATGTCAACCGAACGGCTCAAGGAAATGAAGCGAAGCCTTTTTGAGGAGCAGGAAGCTGTCAATGAGCCGCTCGACGTTACTCTACCTCGCGTCAGGTTCGACGCTGGTGACATGCAGAAATTACTGGAATTAGAGGGGAAACTGACCCAGTTGGAAAGGGTTGTCGGGCCTGTGGCATCGCTGAGGAAGCCTCTTGTGACCCAATTAGAGGACCTTAGATCGCGGTCCGCGCTTCTTGGCCGTGACAGCGAACTGCTCAACAAGTTCCACGAGCGGCTCCATGAGATCGAAGAGGATTACGAGAACTCTCTGCTGGGACGGAAGTCAAGGAATGCCCCGTCGCTCTATCAAGATACAAAGAGCAAGATGTTTTCTTACGAGTCCAGAATCAATGATCTGCATCGCTTCAACGATACACTGCAGGTTTATGGCCCTATACTCCCGCAGCTGGCGGACAGGGTGAGGCAGTTATCTGGCATTGAAGGCAAGTTATCCGAGTGCGTCGGTGTCGCTAAGGCGATTGACACCTGTATCGCAGAACTGCAAGAACTGGCAATGAAATGGGAGCGGACCAACAACAGGTTGGAGCAAAAGCTCAGCGCGCAGGAAATCGAGCTGGCGCACAACAGACAACGTTTTGACGAGCTTGTGGCGAATTTGGAGGCCAAATTGAAGCCTTCCAGAGACCTTTAG
- the HER2 gene encoding glutamyl-tRNA(Gln) amidotransferase subunit HER2 (ancestral locus Anc_5.33) — translation MSLKTALSRIKSIPEIQKRFNIFINVNQAAERQLQESSPELPLSNLVAGVKDNIVTKGLPTTCGSRMLADYESPYDASCVQALRDAGAVIAGKTNLDEFGMGSGGVHSYFGPVFNPMYPDLKVSAGGSSSGSAAAVAAGAVDFALGTDTGGSVRLPASYCAVLGFKPSYGRISRFGVVAYAQSLDTVGIIAKDISVIRRVFKVLDKYDPKDPTSLSVGFRKKASTIFRKRNKLRIGVPQEFLQQSVCDKYKNLLRQFIETLMRVGHEIYPVSIPSIKDSLPIYYTLSPAEAVSNLSRFDGIRYGTRDDTSDIENGVLFAPTRNNFGREVQDRIILGNYNLCSEAFKNNYVKAQKLRLQMMNQFDGIFRDSNILSNSKENEAGVDLIIGLTATSAPPTIDSFLRGESSSPTNEYLNDVFTMPMSLVGLPTLSMPIAKGIPVGIQITAQYANDDTVLEFVDGILH, via the coding sequence ATGAGCTTGAAAACTGCTTTGTCTCGTATCAAATCCATTCCTGAGATCCAGAAGCGTttcaatatcttcatcaatgtcAATCAAGCTGCAGAAAGGCAGTTGCAAGAGAGTTCGCCAGAACTGCCGTTATCGAATCTAGTTGCTGGTGTGAAAGATAACATTGTCACGAAAGGCCTCCCAACTACGTGTGGCTCAAGGATGCTGGCTGACTATGAATCCCCGTATGATGCGTCGTGTGTTCAGGCACTACGAGATGCTGGTGCTGTGATTGCGGGCAAGACGAATCTCGACGAATTTGGGATGGGGTCTGGAGGCGTACACTCGTATTTCGGCCCTGTTTTCAATCCAATGTATCCGGATTTAAAGGTTTCTGCCGGTGGCTCATCTTCtggttcagcagcagcggttGCTGCAGGTGCAGTAGATTTTGCCCTGGGAACGGATACTGGTGGATCAGTGCGTTTGCCTGCATCCTACTGTGCTGTTTTGGGCTTCAAGCCATCTTACGGACGGATTTCAAGGTTTGGAGTTGTTGCATATGCGCAATCGCTGGATACTGTGGGGATTATCGCCAAAGACATCTCGGTAATACGCAGAGTTTTCAAGGTACTTGATAAATACGATCCTAAAGATCCCACATCCTTGAGTGTTGGATTCAGAAAGAAGGCTTCCACCATATTTCGTAAGAGAAATAAACTGCGGATAGGTGTTCCtcaagaatttcttcaacagtcAGTGTGCGATAAATATAAGAACCTTTTGCGACAGTTTATTGAGACGCTTATGCGCGTTGGTCATGAAATATATCCTGTTTCAATACCCTCAATAAAGGATTCGCTGCCAATCTACTACACTCTGTCTCCAGCAGAGGCTGTTTCGAATCTCTCGCGCTTCGATGGCATAAGGTATGGAACGAGAGACGATACCTCTGACATTGAGAACGGTGTTTTGTTTGCACCAACTAGGAATAACTTTGGTAGAGAAGTGCAAGACAGGATAATACTCGGCAATTACAATCTCTGCTCTGAGGCATTCAAGAATAATTACGTCAAAGCGCAAAAGCTTAGACTTCAGATGATGAATCAATTTGACGGAATATTTAGAGATTCTAATATTCTTTCCAATtcaaaagaaaatgaagcaGGGGTTGACTTGATCATCGGTTTAACAGCTACAAGCGCTCCTCCGACAATCGATTCTTTCCTAAGGGGAGAAAGCTCATCTCCGACCAATGAATATCTAAATGATGTGTTCACTATGCCCATGTCATTGGTGGGTCTACCGACTTTATCGATGCCTATAGCAAAGGGAATACCGGTAGGTATTCAGATCACGGCCCAGTATGCAAATGATGACACCGTTTTAGAATTTGTAGATGGGATACTTCATTGA
- the YTA7 gene encoding chromatin segregase YTA7 (ancestral locus Anc_5.34): MERAVDWCRVNQKRGFNGGMSRHLRGHRDASAGRSNGDDLGEIKDGNGIIHTTSRSLRKINYAEVESGLDYLESEGGAGEDVPGEDAAAGYEVEDESPDQEIQRSGRASRRRPHDAEEEDESFHEDEDEDEDVEDDDDDSGGAEDQYYARNDSKRRRRMADRSFVVPDPDEGEDEDEEDGFEQFSRRRRRSARRRQRSATPPPRVSRRLRSRTRHSLHFNDEEDRRRHSENDEEALSLEEEIRELQEDSPIREKRSLRERTKPVNYALPPPLSEANVGEAFSRQAASSFSNASPRRGRGWNAGQNTGPTRRLFPTGGPFGGNDVTAIFGKNTNFYNQHPSAENNKLLLDSDSSEDEILPIGASAKPKTSKKKKKKMEIADLDPLGVDMDIKFSDIGGLDNFIDQLKEMVALPLLYPELYQNFSITPPRGVLFHGPPGTGKTLMARALAASCSSEGRKITFFMRKGADILSKWVGEAERQLRLLFEEAKKQQPAIIFFDEIDGLAPVRSSKQEQIHASIVSTLLALMDGMDNRGQVIVIGATNRPDAVDPALRRPGRFDREFYFPLPDLKARAQILRIHTKKWKIPLSKDFIEQLALLTKGYGGADLRALCTEAALLSIQRKYPQIYRSDEKLLVDPNEVKVSTGDFMLALKKIVPSSARSTGNTSQPLPDTVKPLLLEQFEEIKSMVTTILPEEENPITSSTSLIQHYIDYEDSNQLNDRSGTDSSKFMVHAIIEQISNSRVCNPKLLLTGPPGNGQQYIGAAILNFFERYNVQKLDLASLVSDSGRTIESAIVQSFLEARKRQPSVIYIPNLEIWSMAIPESVILTLSSLLRSLQGEERILLLAVSESSKATTADSPIKFLEFGNNVIHIRKPSASQRTNYFNSLPELLKMKPTFFITTRKRRKPLPKLPLAKDYDASGGPIDSERKLGSDEILRKKLKSFQHQDMRLKNLLKIKLSGLMDLFKSRYKRFRKPPIEDSMLIHLFEPPTDPNWQPAYVKDDNMILEVATGRKFYNMDLDLVEERLWNGYYSEPKQYLKDIELIYRDAATTGDRERIIKASEMFANAQMGVEEMSTSDFIQECKATRQRDLERQELYLRDEEAKIEREKRKMQESEVAKEDGQPEKTTQVGVASGNQLQAQLQAVAPAADASSYHQYEDQNQDQDEDQDEDQYEDQDQDKEDKIKELAEDSTSAGAEDEETPERFSVSDQDTEEKGVIDEDIQNNPQLEDQKFTHSNNSPTKGKDSEDMGDEKPEDRHDEQQGVQESEEESDDEQQRELLIDEEKLTKIVTILVKKTNGFTVRQLEQLYSEIVRIVWPDRFLWEKSKTMEKIMSCITDV; this comes from the coding sequence ATGGAGAGGGCAGTGGATTGGTGTAGAGTGAACCAGAAGCGGGGTTTTAACGGTGGGATGTCTCGCCATCTAAGAGGACACCGCGATGCTTCTGCTGGCAGGTCGAATGGGGATGATTTGGGCGAAATCAAAGACGGTAACGGGATAATACACACGACAAGCAGATCACTGCGGAAAATCAACTACGCGGAGGTCGAATCGGGACTTGACTATCTGGAGAGTGAGGGCGGAGCCGGCGAGGACGTGCCGGGCGAAGATGCGGCAGCTGGCTACGAGGTAGAGGACGAGTCGCCAGATCAGGAGATACAGCGGTCCGGTAGAGCGAGCCGGCGGAGACCTCACGACgccgaggaggaagatgagagcTTCcacgaggacgaggacgaggacgaggatgtagaggatgacgacgatgactCTGGCGGCGCAGAGGACCAGTACTATGCAAGGAATGATAGCAAGCGGCGGCGACGAATGGCCGATAGGAGCTTTGTGGTACCAGATCCTGACGAAGGggaggacgaggacgaggaggacgGCTTCGAACAGTTCTCGAGGCGGAGAAGGCGTAGTGCTCGGCGGCGTCAAAGGTCGGCTACGCCGCCACCAAGGGTGTCAAGACGATTGAGAAGTAGAACCCGGCACTCTCTGCATTTCaacgatgaggaagacCGCCGCAGACACAGTGAgaatgacgaagaagcgCTCTCgctggaagaagaaatcagagaACTGCAGGAGGATAGTCCGATACGCGAGAAGCGCTCGCTACGAGAGCGTACGAAACCTGTCAACTATGCACTGCCGCCTCCTTTGTCAGAGGCGAATGTTGGTGAAGCTTTCAGTAGACAGGCCGCTTCGTCGTTCAGTAACGCTTCTCCTCGTCGCGGACGCGGCTGGAATGCGGGCCAGAATACGGGCCCAACTCGTAGACTGTTTCCGACAGGTGGTCCCTTCGGAGGGAATGACGTTACTGCAATCTTTGGCAAAAACACAAACTTCTACAATCAACACCCATCGGCTGAAAACAACAAACTGTTGCTCGACTCAGATTCTTCTGAGGATGAAATTCTACCCATCGGAGCTTCTGCGAAACCAAagacttcgaagaaaaaaaagaagaagatggaaATCGCCGATCTTGATCCTCTCGGTGTCGATATGGATATCAAATTTAGCGATATTGGTGGTCTCGACAATTTTATCGATCAACTAAAGGAAATGGTTGCGCTTCCGCTTCTTTACCCTGAATTGTATCAAAACTTTAGCATCACCCCTCCAAGAGGTGTTCTTTTTCATGGTCCGCCCGGTACTGGTAAGACATTAATGGCCCGTGCTTTAGCCGCCAGTTGCTCGTCGGAAGGCCGCAAGATAACGTTTTTCATGCGCAAAGGTGCAGATATTCTGTCCAAATGGGTGGGAGAAGCGGAAAGACAGCTTCGACTTCTCTTCGAGGAGGCTAAGAAGCAACAACCAGCGATAatctttttcgatgaaataGATGGCTTAGCTCCAGTGAGAAGCTCCAAGCAGGAACAAATTCATGCAAGCATTGTGTCCACTTTGCTAGCTTTGATGGATGGAATGGATAATAGAGGGCAAGTGATCGTCATTGGAGCGACGAATAGGCCAGATGCTGTGGATCCAGCGTTGCGGAGGCCAGGGAGATTCGATAGAGAATTTTACTTTCCGTTACCAGATCTAAAAGCCCGTGCCCAAATTCTGCGAATTCACACTAAAAAGTGGAAAATACCTTTGTCGAAGGACTTCATCGAACAGCTGGCATTATTGACAAAAGGGTATGGCGGTGCCGATCTAAGAGCTCTGTGTACCGAAGCAGCCCTCTTGAGCATTCAAAGAAAGTACCCTCAAATTTACCGGAGTGATGAAAAGTTGCTTGTCGATCCAAATGAGGTGAAGGTTAGTACCGGTGACTTTATGCTAGCTCTAAAAAAAATAGTTCCCTCCTCAGCCAGATCTACGGGAAATACATCCCAGCCTTTGCCTGATACTGTGAAACCTCTTTTGCTAGAGCAGttcgaagaaatcaaaaGCATGGTAACCACTATTCttcctgaagaagagaaccCCATTACAAGCAGTACATCACTGATTCAACATTACATTGACTATGAGGACAGTAATCAACTTAATGACCGAAGCGGAACTGATTCGTCAAAGTTTATGGTTCATGCAATTATCGAGCAGATTTCTAACTCTCGTGTCTGCAATCCCAAGCTGCTATTGACCGGTCCTCCCGGGAATGGTCAGCAGTATATCGGTGCCGCTATACTGAATTTCTTTGAGCGCTATAATGTTCAGAAACTTGATCTTGCGTCACTCGTTTCAGATAGCGGGCGAACAATAGAATCGGCTATTGTACAGAGCTTTTTGGAGGCACGGAAAAGGCAGCCATCTGTTATTTACATACCAAATCTCGAGATTTGGAGCATGGCGATTCCTGAATCTGTTATTCTTACGCTCTCTAGTTTACTCAGATCCTTGCAGGGTGAAGAACGCATTCTCTTGCTTGCCGTTTCCGAATCATCAAAAGCTACAACCGCAGATAGCCCAATAAAATTTCTCGAGTTTGGAAATAATGTGATCCATATCCGAAAGCCATCTGCATCCCAAAGGACTAACTACTTTAATTCCCTTCCTGAACTTCTCAAAATGAAACCTACTTTTTTCATAACCacaagaaaaagaagaaagcctCTTCCCAAACTGCCTCTGGCAAAAGATTATGATGCGTCAGGAGGTCCGATTGATAGTGAAAGAAAACTCGGCTCCGATGAGATcttgaggaagaaattaAAGTCTTTCCAACATCAAGAtatgagattgaaaaatctcCTTAAAATCAAACTTTCAGGGCTGATGGACTTGTTCAAGAGCAGGTATAAAAGGTTTAGAAAGCCTCCTATTGAAGATTCGATGTTGATACATCTCTTTGAGCCACCAACGGACCCTAATTGGCAACCCGCGTATGTGAAAGACGATAACATGATCTTGGAAGTTGCGACCGGACGGAAGTTTTACAATATGGATCTTGACCTGGTCGAGGAGCGCTTATGGAACGGCTATTATTCGGAACCTAAACAATATCTAAAAGATATTGAGCTGATTTACCGCGATGCTGCTACCACTGGTGACAGGGAGCGGATCATTAAAGCTTCTGAGATGTTCGCGAATGCCCAAATGGGGGTTGAAGAGATGTCGACCTCCGATTTTATTCAGGAATGCAAGGCCACTCGACAGAGGGATCTTGAAAGACAGGAACTATACTTACGTGATGAAGAGGCGAAgattgaaagagaaaagcgTAAGATGCAGGAAAGCGAAGttgcaaaagaagatgGACAACCCGAAAAAACTACGCAGGTTGGCGTTGCATCAGGAAATCAATTACAGGCTCAGCTGCAAGCGGTAGcgcctgctgctgatgcTTCGTCATATCATCAATATGAGGACCAAAATCAGGACCAAGATGAGGACCAAGATGAGGACCAATATGAGGACCAAGATCAGGACAAAGAGGATAAAATCAAAGAGTTAGCTGAAGACTCAACATCagctggagcagaagacgaagaaacGCCCGAACGCTTCTCTGTCTCGGATCAAGACACGGAAGAAAAGGGTGTTATagatgaagatattcaAAACAATCCTCAACTCGAAGATCAAAAGTTTACTCATTCGAATAATTCCCCGAcgaaaggaaaagataGCGAAGACATGGGGGATGAAAAGCCAGAAGATCGTCACGATGAGCAGCAGGGcgttcaagaaagtgaagaagaaagcgatGATGAACAGCAACGGGAGCTGCTTATTGACGAGGAGAAGCTGACGAAGATAGTGACAATCTTAGTGAAGAAAACCAATGGTTTTACGGTAAGGCAACTCGAACAACTCTACTCAGAAATCGTGCGAATTGTATGGCCAGATCGCTTTCTTTGGGAGAAAAGTAAGACTATGGAAAAAATCATGAGTTGTATCACAGACGTATGA
- the GOT1 gene encoding Got1p (ancestral locus Anc_5.35): protein MWLSESQKFGVAFTFGGFLFFTFGVFTFFDRALLALGNILFLAGVLLIIGPQKTYVFFTRPTKRRGSVFLVFGVVLILMKWTFVGFLVESLGIVGLFGDFFGVIVQFLRSLPLVGPVLSHPAVAPIVDRLAGIRVLPV, encoded by the exons ATGTGGCTATCTGAGTCGCAAA AGTTTGGCGTCGCCTTCACGTTCGGCGGGTTCCTGTTCTTTACCTTTGGCGTGTTCACCTTCTTCGACCGTgcgctgctggcgctggGCAACATCCTGTTTCTCGCGGGCGTTCTGCTGATCATCGGCCCGCAAAAGACGTAtgttttcttcaccagGCCCACCAAGAGACGCGGCTCCGTCTTCCTCGTGTTCGGGGTGGTGCTGATTCTGATGAAGTGGACCTTTGTCGGGTTCCTGGTCGAGTCGCTCGGCATCGTCGGGCTGTTCGGCGACTTTTTCGGCGTAATCGTCCAGTTCCTCAGGTCCCTGCCGCTCGTGGGTCCGGTGCTGTCGCACCCGGCAGTGGCACCGATTGTAGATAGACTGGCGGGCATCCGGGTGCTTCCCGTGTAG
- the HUA1 gene encoding Hua1p (ancestral locus Anc_5.36), whose translation MAPEAPVALAGDEDAMPELPSYEDVLKEDAQRMQGSQSAPPPRPPRPSPSSRPQPPPGPQYRPRPQSSAPARPGLPWRYPSGFYCHKCNNTGYKIKNGRSCKSCWRRFAPPNSAAATPSLTYGSNMWMSPFAARPMYMGAPSPAAPVSPGGRPLVVQPGDPRLGGVVCGECRGTGRISFLLDEDICPLCRGIGRIIA comes from the coding sequence ATGGCACCAGAGGCTCCCGTGGCGCTGGCGGGTGACGAAGACGCTATGCCCGAACTACCAAGCTACGAAGACGTGTTGAAGGAGGACGCCCAGCGGATGCAGGGCTCGCAGTCGGCGCCGCCCCCGAGACCGCCAAGACCCAGCCCAAGCTCGCGTCCGCAGCCCCCGCCGGGACCCCAGTACCGGCCGCGACCCCAGTCGTCGGCACCCGCACGCCCCGGCTTGCCGTGGCGGTATCCGTCGGGGTTCTACTGCCACAAGTGCAACAACACGGGCtacaagatcaagaacggccGCTCGTGCAAGTCGTGCTGGCGGCGCTTCGCGCCGCCCAACAGCGCAGCAGCAACGCCCTCGCTCACCTACGGCAGCAACATGTGGATGAGCCCATTCGCCGCAAGACCCATGTACATGGGCGCGCCCTCGCCCGCCGCGCCCGTGAGCCCCGGCGGACGCCCGCTCGTCGTGCAACCGGGCGACCCCAGGCTCGGCGGCGTCGTGTGCGGCGAATGCAGAGGCACCGGCCGCATCAGCTTCCTGCTCGACGAAGATATATGCCCTCTATGCCGAGGCATTGGCAGGATCATCGCTTGA
- the FOL2 gene encoding GTP cyclohydrolase I (ancestral locus Anc_5.37), which produces MYHHPQVEALQARQGTPLNTRPVSPYTLRLPVDEDGFSWPSVGTRARAKESEEQEKGRVERISGAIRTILEELGEDVTREGLLDTPERYAKAMLYFTKGYQTNIMDDVIKNAVFQEDHDEMVIVRDIEIYSLCEHHLVPFFGKVHIGYIPNKNVLGLSKLARLAEMYARRLQVQERLTKQIAMALSEILKPLGVAVVIEATHMCMVSRGIQKTGSATVTSCMLGCFRAHRTREEFLSLLGKRSL; this is translated from the coding sequence ATgtatcatcatcctcaagTGGAGGCCTTGCAGGCAAGACAGGGAACGCCGTTGAATACGAGACCAGTTTCGCCATACACTCTTAGGTTGCCCGTCGACGAGGATGGATTCTCGTGGCCCAGCGTTGGCACGAGAGCCAGGGCTAAGGAGAGtgaggagcaggagaagGGGCGTGTGGAGCGGATTTCAGGGGCGATTAGGACGATTTTGGAAGAGTTGGGCGAAGACGTAACCCGGGAAGGCCTGCTTGACACGCCAGAGCGGTACGCTAAGGCAATGCTTTATTTCACAAAGGGCTACCAGACGAATATCATGGATGATGTGATCAAGAACGCGGTTTTCCAGGAGGACCACGACGAGATGGTCATCGTCCGCGACATCGAGATCTACTCTCTGTGTGAGCACCACTTGGTTCCGTTTTTCGGCAAGGTGCACATAGGCTATATTCCAAACAAGAATGTGCTGGGTCTTAGTAAGCTGGCACGGCTTGCGGAGATGTATGCGAGAAGATTGCAGGTGCAGGAACGATTGACGAAACAAATAGCGATGGCATTGAGtgaaattttgaaaccACTCGGTGTCGCGGTGGTCATAGAGGCCACCCATATGTGCATGGTGTCTAGAGGCATTCAAAAGACAGGCTCTGCCACCGTGACGTCTTGTATGTTGGGTTGCTTCAGGGCACATAGAACCAGAGAGGAGTTTTTGAGTCTGTTGGGTAAGAGAAGCCTGTGA
- the TDA1 gene encoding protein kinase TDA1 (ancestral locus Anc_5.38) — protein MTTIHLPSVPAAKLVLTPPQSALSSSEDPSIESYAPWPVLDRAAGTAKCKYVTRGSMLGDGHFSVVKECMNVYTKDMYALKMVHKSMIKGKLQLIQREVKLLRLVSDKIRQLEKKNFRTLDVFEGHHHVLQLFDYFETSESIALVTQLCDKGDLYERIIENSSLDLNLQVKPYCACLLSVLDFLHSNGVAHRDLKAENVLFRLRVNKNEPEEHHGNFKYDLKAHDVILADFGLATQIDTPDASTNLKEFVGTTSYIAPEIVRCKGVGSMSLQEIQKLEKYGCPVDIWALGVLTYFMALGYTPFDCDTDEETLECIKKVDYYVDEEMRADPKMKEFWSFLECCFIENPAERPTATSLKHHPFVKDFFVTSASDDSSFILPQVMKKSGSTSSLHSLRQPSRSASSSTLAFLSLNFNNTSPSPTAQASKPTTPPYREARISSRERSLKQVRDTLKKTLSMTSLNSANHSISTVQSKLNSTFVLEPKPPVNSLMNGCFSTTPESRSNFSTPRSLSRQSSASSIYVVSQPPAASNFISSPENEDLDDDEDMGIVI, from the coding sequence ATGACCACTATTCATTTGCCTTCTGTTCCGGCAGCGAAACTCGTCCTCACGCCGCCTCAGTCGGCTCTCAGCAGCTCTGAGGATCCTAGTATTGAGTCGTATGCTCCCTGGCCCGTGTTGGATAGAGCTGCAGGTACTGCAAAATGCAAATACGTAACGCGGGGATCGATGTTGGGAGATGGACATTTCAGTGTTGTGAAGGAATGCATGAACGTTTATACGAAGGACATGTATGCGTTGAAGATGGTACATAAGAGTATGATAAAAGGGAAGCTTCAGTTGATTCAACGGGAAGTCAAGCTTTTGAGGCTAGTCAGCGACAAGATCAggcagctggaaaagaagaatttccGCACTCTCGACGTCTTTGAGGGACATCATCATGTCCTGCAACTGTTCGATTACTTCGAGACATCCGAGAGCATTGCTTTGGTCACGCAGCTATGTGATAAGGGAGATCTATACGAGAGAATCATTGAAAACAGTTCATTAGATCTTAATCTGCAAGTCAAGCCCTATTGTGCCTGTCTCTTGAGTGTCcttgattttcttcatAGCAATGGAGTAGCTCATAGGGATCTAAAGGCAGAGAACGTCTTGTTTAGGTTGCGAGTGAACAAAAATGAACCGGAGGAGCATCACGGTAATTTCAAGTACGACTTGAAAGCTCATGATGTGATTTTGGCAGATTTTGGTCTGGCTACTCAAATTGACACACCAGATGCATCTAccaatttgaaagagtttGTCGGCACGACCTCATATATTGCGCCGGAGATTGTGCGTTGCAAGGGTGTCGGATCTATGTCACTACAGGAGATACAGAAACTGGAAAAATATGGTTGCCCAGTGGATATTTGGGCACTTGGCGTTTTGACGTATTTCATGGCTCTCGGTTACACACCGTTCGACTGTGATACTGATGAAGAGACATTAGAGTGTATCAAAAAAGTGGACTATTacgtcgatgaagagatgCGAGCAGATCCTAAAATGAAGGAGTTCTGGAGTTTCTTAGAGTGCTGTTTCATAGAAAACCCTGCAGAAAGACCCACAGCGACGAGTCTAAAACATCATCCTTTTGTGAAAGATTTCTTTGTTACGTCTGCGTCGGATGATAGCTCATTCATTTTACCGCAGGTAATGAAAAAGAGCGGTTCTACCTCGTCATTACATTCTTTGAGGCAGCCTTCAAGGTCCGCTTCATCTAGCACGTTAGCCTTCCTCTCATTGAACTTTAATAATACCTCGCCATCACCCACAGCTCAGGCCAGCAAACCCACAACTCCACCATACAGGGAGGCTAGAATCAGCTCCCGCGAAAGGAGCTTGAAGCAAGTTAGAGACACATTGAAAAAGACTCTATCGATGACCTCGCTCAATAGCGCCAAtcattcaatttcaacCGTACAGTCAAAATTAAACTCTACTTTTGTTCTGGAACCCAAGCCTCCAGTTAACTCTCTGATGAACGGTTGCTTCAGTACCACGCCAGAATCAAGATCGAATTTTAGCACTCCGAGATCTCTTTCGAGACAAAGCTCAGCTAGCAGCATCTACGTTGTTAGCCAACCTCCTGCTGCGTCTAACTTTATCAGTTCGCCAGAGAACGAAGATttagatgatgatgaggatatGGGAATTGTTATTTAA